CCCCGTGGCCTCGCAGGAGGGACCTGGAGGACgtgaggctggagctgcagcacgaGCGGGCCAGGCGCGAGGCGCTGCAGGTGAGCCCCCCGTGGCCGTGGGACAcgaggacccccccccagtgccccaccgacccccctgctccccatctcATCCCTGCAGGCGGAGATCGAGCGGGTGAGGAAGGCGCTGCCCTGCTAGCGGGgacccccaaaacacccccagccccaggagcacccccagccccggaGTGAGGCTGCGCTGACACGGACACGAGGGGTCCCTGCACTCGGGCACCGCTCGCTGCAGCTCTGAGGCCATGCAGCAGCCCCTTCTTTGTTAAAAATACTGgctaaaataaactattttggGTACGGAGCGCTGTGGGGGTCCCATTTAGGGTCTGGGCTGATCCTGCTGTGGCACACGGGGGTCCCACGGGGGTCCCATGAGGGTCCCCAGAGCCATCCCGGCTGCAGCCTGAGCTGTGCCAAGGCCATGTGCCGGTGCTGGGAGCGGACGTGCCAGGAGTCACGGGCTGGGCTGCGCCAAGACCAGTGGCCAGACTGGGGTGGGCTCAGCCCCCCtgagctccccacagccccctgcagccccccgcagccccccagcctcATCCCCAGCCTGGGTGCTGAGCCGGGATGCGccacggggctggggcagcgcctcctcctcttcctcctccatctGCTGCCCCCACACCGTTTCCCAGCCCCCCGGCACATTTTGGCCTCGTGCCACTGGCGTGGGGCCTGGAGAACATCTGGAAAACATCTGGATCCTGCTGCCGGCGCAGGGACGGGCCTGGGAAGGAGCTATTTTTATAAAGCtgccggggaggggggcagcggggaccgGCCCCGCACCCCTGCACGGCGCTGGGCCGGGGTCTGCAGCGTGGGCAGGATGCGGCCACGGCCCCGGGGGAGCGCGAGGAGCCCCCAGAGCCCAGCTGGGAAACATCCGGCACGGCgctggggcaggggccgggcggTGCCGGAAAGGCCGGCGGCTAAATTTAGTGGGAATGGAGCGGGGCCGGCGGGAGGGGAACGCAGAGAGCCAGGGGCCGGACAGGGAACGGGAGGCAGGGGACAAAAGCACCGTGTTGGTGGGGAAGGACAGGAACCCACGGAGAGCACGGGGGTACAGCCCGAGGGGACAGCGCAGAGACCGTGGGGCCAGCGGGCATGGTCTGCCATGtccttgtccctgtccctgtccttgtccttgttcctgtccttgtccttgtcctcGTTTTcgtccttgtccccatccccacagggTCCCAGGGCTGCTGACCTTTGCCAGCAGTCGTACCAATGGCTCAAAGTGCATCGTGTCCGCAGCGGCTGCGCATGGTGGCAGACGGGGGGGGGCGAGAAAatggtgctgggggtgctccaAGGAGCTGCTCCACCCCATGGGCATCCAGCGGCCCCGCTGTGCTCCCCAATCCCGGCACCAAACTGCGCCCTACGCCGCTCTCAGCCCCCGGTGATGCCGCAGGCTCTCAGGGCACCGCATCAGCTGAGTtcctggggagggggcgagggtctccccgtgccccccggcCGCACCACGCCGTGCTCAGTAGTAGTGCACGCGGCCCagggtgccggtgccggtgcccagGATGTCAGGCTGCCCGTTGCGCCAGATCTCGCGGATGATGCGCTCGCGCTCCTCCAGCCGCTGCGCCCGCTCCAGCTCCTCGGCCGAGGCGAAGACGTTGATGGGCAGCGCGCCGTCCCCAGGGCTGTGGCTCTCCAGGGGGATCTCGGTCACCGGCAGCAGCGACTCGGAAGCGGCGCGGTCGAtggtgtcctcctcctcctcgtcttcATCATCCTCATCGTCGTCGTCCTCGCTGAGatcgggccggggccggggcgggtggcgggcgcggggccggcAGGAGATGCGCAGCACCAGCAGGCACAGGGTCAGCACCAGCCCGAAGCAGACGCCCAGCACGAAGTAGAGCCCGAAGCTCTCGGGGTTGGCTGCGGGGAGGGAAGGCGATGGGGCTGAGGGGACGTCCCCAGACCTCAACGGGGCCGTGGTGGCCCCGGGGGTCCCCTCTGGGGACGTGCCCAAACTGGGGGCTGCGTGGCCTCACCTCGGATGTGCGCGTACGCGGCCATGCTGTTGCTCAGCAGCTCCATGTCCTGCTTGCGGCTCTCCATCGCGGCGCCCGGCCGTGCTCAGGGGCTCTGTGGGCAGCACGTGCTGGGCATCTGTGGGACAGGGGCACGGGGCTGAGCCGGGGGGGTCCTGGAGCCCCCACCAGGGGCACGGCTCGGGGAGGACCACGGGGAGCAAAGAGGAgtggaaggggaaggggctcgTGGCTGGGGGTGCTGTATGGACAGGGCCGAGCCCCGGCGGGTGCCGAAGCGGAGCCGTCCTGTCCCGCCGCCCTCTGCTCTTcctgcggggccgggcaggaTGTGgcccccccacaacccccagGACCCTGAGCCAAGCGGATCTGCTGCAGCGGGCCGGGCTTTCCGCCCCCTCCGCCCCAGGACACGGCACCGAGGGCTTCCTCGCCCCGTGGTGGTGTTTTGGGGGGATATGGggcagtgccccccccaccccacacccctcccagccccgccTGTTTGCTGTGGGGCCCTGGGCCAGGAGCGGGGCCAGCCCCCGCAGCACGGGGACAAGGACAGGGCTGTGGTGCAAAGGCCACGGCTCAGGTGAGCAgcacggggggggcacagagaggggctggggtgAGCGCTGGCCCCACGTTGCGAGGGGAAAAGCCGCCGATGATCCCATGGGAAAtgtggggggacagggacaccccCAGGGCCCCAAGCGGCCAAGCACcagcccctgtccccccccctcccagtaGCCCCCCGTGATGCTGAGCGGGGCGGGAGGGGATGCAGCACTCGGGCCCTGGCAGAGGGAAGAGCTCATTTCCCAGAAACGTCTCCACGGAGAGAGGaatgaggaaagaaatgcagaaaatgtgaCACATCAGCAGAACCGTCCCTGGACAGGCCAGTGCTGCGGGGCCTCGatgcgcagcagggctgggccgGCCCTGCCAGTGGGGACACCCCAAAATAGGGGATGGGCACCCATGGGCACGGAGGGGCAGGTCCGGGGCTGCGGAGGGCTCGGGGTGGCGGTGAGGCTGGGGATGGGCgctgggagcaggggacagGCGCTGGCCGGGTGCTGGGCTCCCTCCTGCGATGCCGCTGGGGCtgcttgggacccccccagggcACCGGAGCTGCATCAGCCCCGgacacacaggcacagccccaaACACCGAGCCCTGCGTCCCCAAGCACCAAGCGCCGTGTCCCCAAGGGCCGAGCTCGATGTCCCCAAGCATGGATGGAGCCAAGCGGCTTCGAACCGTGCGTCCCCAAGCCCCAAGCCCGGCATCCCTCAGCCCTGTGACCCCCAAGCTCCGCGTCCCCAAGCCCCAAACCCCATGCCCCCAAGCctggtgtccccaagcaccaagCCAGGTGCCCGGAGCAAGTCTTCTGCCCTCAAACCCCGCGTCCCCGGGCACAACACCGGAGCACCTCGGCCAGGGGACAGCTCAGAGCGGTGTCACCCCACTGTGGCCATCAGCACGGGGCGGACACAGGGTGTGGGGACCCCTTGGTTGCCACCCCGAGACCCCTTCGTCCCCGCTCCCCAAGCCGTGGGGCCGGTACTCACCGGGACGGCGGGCGGCGGTGGGAGCCTGCTGCACTTTGACTGGAGCGAGGGAAGAGAGGGAAAGGTCTGTTTAGCATTAACAACAGGAAATCGTTCGCAGGAGGCTGGCGGTCAGCGCTCCCCGCCGGAGCCAATGGCAGCCCCGTCCCAACGCCgagcggggcgcggggccgagGCTCGCCCGCTCCCCCGGGACGGCCCGGAGCAAAGGGGGGGTGAGCTGTGGGTGGGCTGCGTTGGACCCCGTCTGCTGCAGGGCCTGTCCTGGCCGTGCTCAGCACCCATCCGGCAGGATAAAGATAAGGACAAAGATAAGGACAGGGCCTGAGCCTCGCCGGGCTGGCGGTGCCAGGATCCAGGCGCGCAGAGGCTGAGCCTCGGAAGGGCGAAGGCGCCACGGCCGCACTGGGACACGCTCATGGGGCAGCCCCTGACCTCAGGGGGATCTGGGGATGGGATCCTGCCCTGAATTTGGCCCCCCCCGGGGTTGTGGGGACGTGTAGGGAGCAGATGTGGGCACCTCGGCCCCACTGCCATGGGGTGCTCCAACACCATGGGGTGCTCCGGCAGCATGGGGCAAAGAAAAgggtgtggggatggggcccGGCCCCACCTCGGTGGGTTCCAGCTTGAGGTCCCGCACCCCACGGCCCCGAACACGCTGTGGGCAGGGCCGGGCTCTGCCAGGGCGCCTGGATCAGCCCCAGGGGCTCAGCACCgtgcggggagctgggggggatgATGCTGAGCTCTGCAAGTGCAATACAGGACAATTTGGGGCAATATAGGGTGATATGGGGCAAAGCCAGGCTATTTGGGGCAATGTAGGGTGATTTTGGGCAATGTGTAGAGCGATTTGGGGCAATACAGGGCGATGTGGGGCTATTCAAGGTGATTTAGGGCACTGCAGAGCTATTTGGGGCGCAGGAGGGCGATTTGGGGCAATACAGGGCTACTTTGGGCAACGTGGGGAAACGCTGGGCGATTTGGGGCAATAAAGGTCTGTTTTGGGCAATAAAGGGCGGTTTTGGGCAATGCAGGGCGatgtggggcgctatggggccgCCCAGGGCAGCTCCGCTCGGCTCCGCGCGCCCCCGCAGCGCCCCCTGCGCGTCCCCGCGAGCACCGcagccccccccgagcccccccagccccgtccccgcgGGGTCGCTGCGCGCCTGGGTCTCGGAACCAAGTTTTATTGCCGACATGCAGGAGGAGCTTGGATGCAGTACAAAAATAACGTCTttatacaaacttttttttttttgtcctttttctttttttttttttttttccttacaataGGAACCTTTTCTACCGCGTGTCACGCACCGCTCCCCCCGGCACCGCTCATGCCCCCCATGCACGACCCCCCCCCGAGTTTTCCAGTTCGCTTGAACCCAAAGCGCGATTCGCCGGGCGGGAGCGCTCAGCCCCGCGCAGAGTCCCCAAATATTGCTTTAACTTcgggaaacagaagaaaaaaaaaaagaggtggggGAGAGacggggaggggaaaaaatcagacAGAGCCTGCACaactggggccgggggggggccctgctggtggcactgggtTTGGGGCGAGGGACGGGTTGACCATCCTGGCAATAAATAAGGCTAAGACTTGAAGCTACTGGCTCAGCTGGCTGGGGGTGGCGCAACCGTTGCGGTCTGTGTTAGTGTTCACAAGTcacctgcctgctctgccagcGTGCTGGGGCcgagggggaggcaggaggtAATGCCCGGTGCTGCCCCGAGGTTGGGTCAGGCCCCGTGGCCGTGAGCGGGGTCCCCAAATGGAGAACCACGGCCCCGGAGGGGAAGGATGCAGGCAGGGAGCCTGCTTGGGGCAAGAGAAGGCAACAACGCGCTACACTGCTCGCTCCCTGCGGGGCAGGGGGAATAAGGACAGCCCCCAGGGCTTTGGGAGCAGTGCCAGCCCCAAAAGGGAGCCAGCACCTACAGCCACAGGCCGCAGAagcccccctgcccctgctcgcCCCTTCCCTGGTGCCAAAGGGGACCaaaagggagagggggaggcaGGCGGAGAGCCCAGCGCCGAGcgggagcccccggggggcacCAGGAGCTGTGCGAGAACGGGTCATCTGGCAAGACAGGCATCCAGTTCACAGAGTGAGGCTCAGAAACGACCGCTCCCGTTCTCAGCACggccctggggagggggccCGGGGCGTCCTTCGGCAGCCTCGGCACCGCGCGGGGCGGTGGCGGGGCCGGGTGGCAAGATAAGCGAGGGAACAAATACAGTAGAGACTTCAGCCAGCCCCTTGCTAACTCTAGGCGGATTATTttgggaagcttttttttttttcacattgtaACTCATATATTATATCTGTACCACAACTGAAGTGTGAAAAATGCTAACTCAGAATTAATGCAATTTTAACTGCACCTTAGGTaagctactggaaaaaaaaataataagattaaATCATATATTCTTACGGAACTAAAAGAATCAGTGAAAGGGAGGAAAGAGGTCAAAGGCCAAGCCGGGCCAAGTTCTGCACAACCTTGGAACGACTGCAGGCACGATTTGGTCTTTGCAGCCATCGCCTGCAAGGACGAGTCCCGTCCCGTGCCGCGGGTcgcgccgcgccgc
This sequence is a window from Anas platyrhynchos isolate ZD024472 breed Pekin duck chromosome 24, IASCAAS_PekinDuck_T2T, whole genome shotgun sequence. Protein-coding genes within it:
- the EVA1B gene encoding protein eva-1 homolog B, translated to MESRKQDMELLSNSMAAYAHIRANPESFGLYFVLGVCFGLVLTLCLLVLRISCRPRARHPPRPRPDLSEDDDDEDDEDEEEEDTIDRAASESLLPVTEIPLESHSPGDGALPINVFASAEELERAQRLEERERIIREIWRNGQPDILGTGTGTLGRVHYY